In Aspergillus nidulans FGSC A4 chromosome II, a single window of DNA contains:
- a CDS encoding protein atnK (transcript_id=CADANIAT00003891), which translates to MINQTAMLLTRSLRPRSAFVGAGLGYPRRFLTTVESPLHEFFVVIFNKRNAKESDLAPAPQTIKFKEQDVILTFAGDMMASAAPATDSAPERTLGACFRVPGTQRAESVAGDSRPREHRQGAVGY; encoded by the exons ATGATCAATCAAACGGCCATGTTGCTCACTCGCTCACTACGTCCCAGATCCGCCTTTGTTGGCGCTGGCCTTGGCTACCCGCGTCGATTCCTCACAACTGTTGAGTCTCCACTGCACGAATT CTTTGTCGTCATATTCAACAAGAGAAACGCCAAAGAGTCAGATCTAGCGCCAGCGCCCCAGACTATCAAGTTCAAAGAGCAAGATGTCATCCTCACCTTCGCAGGCGACATGATGGCCTCCGCCGCGCCGGCGACGGATTCAGCCCCGGAAAGGACCCTAGGAGCCTGTTTTCGCGTGCCAGGCACCCAGCGAGCAGAGAGTGTTGCAGGCGATTCGCGCCCACGAGAACACCGCCAAG GGGCTGTGGGATATTGA